The DNA sequence CTTAGCTTTTGCCAACCTTCAGACTTGACTATTCCCCCTACGGTATGGTCGATTGTCTACACAAGCACGCTGACTTGGTTTGGCAACCCTGAGGATTACACGCCTGAGTATCCCCCCATCTCGACCCCGCCGGTTTCATCGTGTGTTCCGTCACCACCCAGGTTGACCGTCTCGCGATGCTCGTCTACAAGCACCGGAGAGGAGAACACACCTTGTTTTGTGACGGTCACAGCGTCCACGTCTTATCCCTGGGGCTATGGACCACAGACAAGCACTGTGCCCAACACTGTCACTTTTGTCACGACGGACAAGAACCCGGCTGTGATTTACACCTCCATGAAGCCACCTAATTATGGTGTTACCCAACCGCCACGGACTCAAGCTCATCATGAGTCCCTCACGGAAGATGGCGCTGCTTCTCCCATCTCGACGCCGTCGTACGGCTCTGAGCCCAATAATCCTGGCCCTAACAACCCGAGCAATCCGAACAACCCAAGCAATCCTAACAACAGCCCGAGCAGTCCAAACAACCCCAGCAATCCCtccaacccaaacaacccaaacaacccaaacaacccaaacagACCCCAACCCATCGAAGAGTCCCGCTCAGCAACCATAACCCGCTCCCCGGTAACAGTAATAATCCAACCAACCGCCATCGTCATAAACGACAACACAATCAAAGACAACACGACGAAAAAAACCCaagtcgtcatcgtctcAGGCGAGACCTTTACGATCGACCCAACAAGGGTGGTAGGCGCAGACACAACCATCGACCGCGTCACGGCcacaggaggaggggtgtaCTACCCCCCCACGCCCACCACGACCTCCTTACGTGGCGTAGAAGTAATCCTGACCTCGTCCCGGGTGATAATCGGTGGATCAACttacaccttctcccccacctccaccatcgccgtAGTCAACGACGAGACATTCACCATCGGCCCCACGGCGATCGCTGCCGGGTCAcaaaccctcaacctccctgcTGCTCCTGTTCCGACAgaggtcgtggtggtgggaggggagctgATCACTGCCATTGGCCCCACCTTGGCCGTCATCTCTGGGAGTACGATAACTTATGGTAGCACCGTCTCGACGACGACTATAGGGGGTGATGTCATTACTTTTGGTCCTGGGGGTGTGACGGCGCATGGGACGATCACGCTTGGGGGGAGTGCCGCAAGACCGGGGGAGACGCAGTATGTCGTTGCTGGGGGCGCGACTATCACCAAGATTGGGGCgagcgtggtggtggtgaagcagACTACGTATACTATcgggccggcggcggcgggggggatgggggatagGACGGTTACCACTactgttgggggggaggtgatcaCCATTGGGccggagggggttgtggtcgggacgacgacgatggggTTTCCTTTTGGGCCTACGGTTGTTATCACGcccggggggaggggagggggggttgctgctgctacgggggttgtggagggggaggatgaagaggatggaggggtggcgGTTGGGATCAGCCGGgggatgttgttgggggtggtggtggggtggttggcGTGGATGGTTTGAGACATCCATCCGTCCGCTATTGGGATAGGGAGTTTATGGAGTTCTTGGATTGTTATATCCTGTATTGTGTGAACATGAAAAAAAATGGGGTGTTATGGGTGGGTTTTGGCTCTTGGCTTTTACTtttcggtttttttttttggtacGATTGGAGAAGTATTATACCCCGGGGATGAACTCAACGGGGGGTGTATTGTGGGAGAAATGTACAGCTTGACTTGTACAATTGAGATAggggaacagcagcagtagtAAATAGCTGAATTGGGAGGAATGGTATGAAATATTATGGGTTTTAAATGCATTGTGAGAGCTATACACCGACTGTGATATCTCTGAGGGAAACATGCAATTCTGACACGGCCCGGTTTCTGGCgccagcaacatcaagatTCGAGGGAAAGCATTTTGGACTATCAATGGATTAAATCTGGCCTTCTAGAAGTACACCGAAACATGAGGGACTACGTGATAAACAGCAGCTGTCAAACCACATCATCTTTTAAACGAAATATTCACAATACCCCCCATTGAACACCTGCCTACCTACATACATGCAACTCCCTTCGAGAACCCTTCAGCACCTAAAATCAGGGTCAAACCAAAGGAGGGTACCACCCGGCTCCGACTCCCATCTCCCACGAGCTACTCCATCTCGGCAGTAGTGCAAAAT is a window from the Podospora pseudocomata strain CBS 415.72m chromosome 6, whole genome shotgun sequence genome containing:
- a CDS encoding hypothetical protein (EggNog:ENOG503P6RZ); translated protein: MVGGRRLLLSIAALSGAGLNNGVEARFRRQDGAGVDVVQNATTPISEPTTPVITSTPDPPPTPIDLPGTPTTFTTTKKVPPIGPPRPGVSAAGIIELDETIGVDDEEEVTVLGGGLLRLTAASNAQPTPAEEEYVYPGEYGSGGTLTTDTNAFTRTVLPTRVSVVPNLGTVRGPPPVETTTSIISPPIRTPPTRPPAIPAPVAAPQDGVQNIDLGDPLQETPAPEEQEPEPEPEPAPAPAPMIPGIPGGGRPAGPPVRTSKSVVTAIVTEIDLGHGNPTTTPSTSTWNGYSNSTFVTSVLYPNQTTPHISTPTATLSFCQPSDLTIPPTVWSIVYTSTLTWFGNPEDYTPEYPPISTPPVSSCVPSPPRLTVSRCSSTSTGEENTPCFVTVTASTSYPWGYGPQTSTVPNTVTFVTTDKNPAVIYTSMKPPNYGVTQPPRTQAHHESLTEDGAASPISTPSYGSEPNNPGPNNPSNPNNPSNPNNSPSSPNNPSNPSNPNNPNNPNNPNRPQPIEESRSATITRSPVTVIIQPTAIVINDNTIKDNTTKKTQVVIVSGETFTIDPTRVVGADTTIDRVTATGGGVYYPPTPTTTSLRGVEVILTSSRVIIGGSTYTFSPTSTIAVVNDETFTIGPTAIAAGSQTLNLPAAPVPTEVVVVGGELITAIGPTLAVISGSTITYGSTVSTTTIGGDVITFGPGGVTAHGTITLGGSAARPGETQYVVAGGATITKIGASVVVVKQTTYTIGPAAAGGMGDRTVTTTVGGEVITIGPEGVVVGTTTMGFPFGPTVVITPGGRGGGVAAATGVVEGEDEEDGGVAVGISRGMLLGVVVGWLAWMV